A genomic stretch from Pontivivens ytuae includes:
- a CDS encoding biotin transporter BioY produces the protein MNRDTTMTKALWPSQTLARDGVLIVGASILVAIAAQVSIGQPVPISLQTLAILIVGFSLGANRGAAALMLYLGYGAAGLPVFANGMNGVAFVGPTAGFLVGFVGMAWAAGWAAERGIARGFFGTAIAALIISALLYVPGVAWPMGVAGAMGIEAGWVGLSADRIWAGFVAPFLLGDAIKAVLAALIVSGGWSLIRRRG, from the coding sequence ATGAACCGCGACACCACCATGACCAAGGCGCTCTGGCCGTCCCAAACCCTGGCGCGCGACGGCGTGCTCATCGTCGGCGCCTCGATCCTCGTGGCGATCGCGGCGCAGGTCAGCATCGGCCAGCCCGTGCCGATCAGCCTGCAGACGCTGGCGATCCTGATCGTGGGCTTCTCGCTCGGTGCCAACCGCGGTGCGGCGGCCCTGATGCTCTATCTCGGCTACGGTGCGGCCGGCCTGCCGGTCTTTGCCAACGGCATGAACGGTGTGGCCTTCGTCGGCCCGACCGCGGGCTTCCTCGTCGGCTTCGTCGGCATGGCCTGGGCCGCGGGCTGGGCGGCGGAGCGCGGCATCGCGCGCGGCTTCTTCGGCACGGCCATCGCGGCACTGATCATCTCCGCACTGCTCTACGTGCCTGGCGTCGCCTGGCCGATGGGTGTCGCAGGTGCCATGGGCATCGAGGCGGGCTGGGTCGGTCTCTCCGCCGACCGCATCTGGGCGGGCTTCGTTGCCCCCTTCCTGCTCGGCGACGCGATCAAGGCCGTGCTGGCCGCGCTCATCGTCTCCGGCGGCTGGAGCCTGATCCGCCGCCGCGGCTGA
- a CDS encoding SDR family NAD(P)-dependent oxidoreductase, which translates to MEQSLENKIVLVTGASRGLGRAVAVAAATRGAHVVAVARTVGGLEELADVIDTLPGGVTLVPLDLSDDPGVQRMCLAVHERWGRVDAWVHTAIYAAPLSPASHVAEKELDKSIAVNWRVTQRLVTLVEPLLKAAPAGHAVMMDDPVAGQPHYGAYGASKAAQRALVQSWQAETRQTGPRVTLHTPAPMPTAVRARFHPGENRDTLAEVAAEGEKVAALL; encoded by the coding sequence ATGGAACAGAGCCTTGAAAACAAGATCGTTCTGGTCACCGGCGCCTCTCGCGGGCTGGGGCGGGCCGTGGCCGTAGCCGCTGCCACGCGCGGGGCGCACGTGGTGGCCGTCGCGCGCACCGTCGGCGGGCTCGAGGAGCTGGCGGACGTGATCGACACGCTACCCGGCGGCGTGACGCTGGTGCCACTCGATCTCTCCGACGATCCGGGGGTGCAGCGCATGTGCCTCGCCGTGCATGAACGCTGGGGCCGGGTCGATGCCTGGGTGCATACGGCGATCTATGCCGCTCCCCTGTCGCCCGCGAGCCACGTGGCGGAGAAGGAGCTCGACAAGTCGATCGCCGTCAACTGGCGCGTGACGCAGCGGCTGGTGACGCTGGTCGAGCCCTTGCTGAAGGCCGCTCCGGCGGGCCATGCGGTGATGATGGATGATCCCGTCGCGGGCCAGCCGCATTACGGCGCTTACGGGGCGTCGAAGGCCGCTCAACGCGCGCTGGTGCAGAGCTGGCAGGCGGAGACGCGGCAGACCGGGCCGCGGGTCACGCTCCACACCCCAGCCCCGATGCCCACGGCGGTCCGCGCGCGCTTCCATCCCGGTGAGAACCGCGACACGCTGGCGGAGGTGGCGGCCGAGGGCGAGAAGGTGGCCGCCCTCCTCTGA
- the der gene encoding ribosome biogenesis GTPase Der, producing MSFTLAIVGRPNVGKSTLFNRLVGKRLALVDDQPGVTRDLREGAARLGQLRFTVIDTAGLEEATDESLPGRMRALTERAVAEADLCLFVIDARTGVTQPDMVFADILRKRADGRVILAANKAEGNAGDAGYYEAYTLGLGEPIPISAEHGEGMDDLRAALEPWAEQFDAREAVTELEEGEEAPDRPLQIAVVGRPNAGKSTLINKILGEDRLLTGPEAGITRDSIAVPVRWGERDFRIFDTAGMRKRAKVQEKLEKLSVSDGLRAVKFAEVVVVVLDTSIPFESQDLRIADLAEREGRAVVFAANKWDAEEHRAERLASMKEQLARLLPQLSGAPLVTVSALTGRGLDRLREAITSAHDVWNRRVPTGRLNQWLADQTSSHPPPAPGGRRIRLRYMTQAKTRPPTFIVFASLPEDLPASYKRFLVNGLRRDFDLPGTPIRLEFRKRDNPYADRKTHRATKLRKRPGYKDDR from the coding sequence ATGTCCTTCACCCTCGCCATCGTCGGCCGTCCCAATGTCGGCAAGTCCACGCTGTTCAACCGGCTGGTGGGCAAGCGGCTGGCGCTGGTGGACGACCAGCCCGGCGTCACCCGCGACCTGCGCGAGGGGGCCGCGCGCCTCGGCCAGCTCCGCTTCACGGTGATCGACACCGCGGGGCTGGAGGAGGCGACGGATGAGAGCCTGCCGGGCCGGATGCGCGCGCTCACCGAACGCGCGGTGGCGGAGGCTGATCTCTGCCTCTTCGTCATCGACGCGCGCACCGGCGTGACCCAGCCCGACATGGTCTTCGCCGATATCCTACGCAAGCGCGCCGACGGCCGCGTGATCCTCGCCGCGAACAAGGCCGAGGGCAACGCCGGCGATGCGGGCTACTACGAGGCCTACACGCTCGGTCTCGGCGAGCCGATCCCGATCTCCGCCGAGCATGGCGAGGGGATGGACGACCTGCGCGCGGCTCTCGAGCCCTGGGCCGAGCAGTTCGACGCCCGCGAGGCCGTCACCGAGCTCGAGGAGGGCGAAGAGGCCCCCGACCGCCCGCTCCAGATCGCCGTGGTCGGCCGCCCCAACGCCGGAAAATCCACCCTCATCAACAAGATCCTCGGCGAGGACCGTCTGCTGACGGGTCCCGAGGCCGGGATCACTCGCGACTCCATCGCCGTGCCCGTTCGCTGGGGCGAGCGTGATTTCCGCATCTTCGACACCGCCGGTATGCGCAAGCGCGCCAAGGTGCAGGAAAAGCTCGAAAAGCTCTCCGTCTCCGACGGCCTGCGCGCGGTGAAGTTCGCGGAGGTCGTCGTCGTCGTCCTCGACACCTCCATCCCGTTCGAGAGCCAGGACCTGCGCATCGCCGACCTAGCCGAGCGCGAGGGCCGCGCCGTCGTCTTCGCCGCCAACAAGTGGGACGCGGAGGAGCACCGCGCCGAGCGCCTCGCCAGCATGAAGGAGCAGCTTGCGCGCCTTTTGCCACAGCTCTCCGGCGCGCCGCTCGTGACGGTGTCGGCGCTGACGGGCCGCGGCCTCGACCGGCTGCGTGAGGCGATCACCTCCGCCCACGACGTGTGGAACCGTCGCGTGCCGACGGGGCGCCTCAACCAGTGGCTCGCCGACCAGACCTCATCCCATCCGCCGCCGGCACCCGGCGGCCGCCGCATCCGCCTGCGCTACATGACGCAGGCCAAGACCCGGCCCCCGACCTTCATCGTCTTCGCCTCGCTTCCCGAGGATCTGCCCGCCTCCTACAAACGCTTCCTCGTCAACGGGTTGCGGCGCGACTTTGATCTGCCCGGCACGCCGATCCGGCTGGAATTCCGCAAGCGCGACAACCCCTATGCCGACCGCAAGACCCACCGCGCGACCAAGCTGCGCAAGCGTCCGGGCTACAAGGACGACCGGTAG
- a CDS encoding DUF1284 domain-containing protein, giving the protein MPDGPAAPVRFRPHHFLCALGFEGKGYSGRFVANMAGIVEGLRDAPDTAIEVVAESDDICTPCPKRRETACLNEMRIAALDRRHARALALEPGEVLSWEEAQARMRARVSPGDLAVLCVGCSWLAQGMCEGALARLHGAEASGGDT; this is encoded by the coding sequence TTTTCTCTGCGCCCTCGGCTTCGAGGGGAAGGGCTATTCGGGCCGCTTCGTCGCCAACATGGCCGGGATCGTGGAGGGGCTGCGGGATGCGCCCGACACCGCCATCGAGGTGGTGGCGGAGAGCGACGACATCTGTACTCCCTGCCCCAAGCGGCGCGAGACCGCCTGCCTCAACGAAATGCGGATCGCGGCACTCGACCGGCGGCATGCGCGGGCGCTCGCGCTGGAACCCGGCGAGGTGCTGAGCTGGGAGGAGGCGCAGGCGCGGATGCGCGCGCGGGTGTCGCCGGGCGATCTGGCGGTGCTCTGCGTCGGGTGCTCCTGGCTGGCGCAGGGGATGTGCGAGGGGGCGCTCGCCCGGTTGCACGGGGCCGAGGCCTCCGGCGGGGATACTTGA